Proteins encoded together in one Terriglobia bacterium window:
- the typA gene encoding translational GTPase TypA has protein sequence MNSAIRNIAIIAHVDHGKTTLVDAMLRQSGAFRANEALVDRVMDSNALERERGITILAKNTAILYHDVKINIVDTPGHSDFGGEVERALKMVDGVMLLVDASEGPLPQTRYVLSKALEAGLPPVVVINKIDRPDARSQEVLNEIYDLFIDLDAHEDQLNFPVLYTNAKAGTASADMNVAGENLRPLFDAILATIPPPAGDAANALQILVANLDYSDYLGRMAIARVFNGTLHAGEEVAIAKLGGAFEKVKITKLFSFSGLKRVDIEKAEVGDIVAIAGVEGINIGETITNVENPAPLPHIAIDEPTIAIQFSVNTSPFSGRDGTYVTSRNLRDRLEKELLTNVSLRVEEADNTDSFKVLGRGELQLAILIETMRREGFELAVGKPEIVTKRIDGKLMEPQEKLMVDIPEAFIGVVIEKLGSRKGHMLKMHNHGSGRVRLEFTIPSRGMIGLRSELLTETRGTVILNSLFDGYTEWLGEIPHRMTGALVSDRGGHSTAYALWSLQERGVLFVGPGVELYEGMIVGENAREVDLDVNAVREKKLTNMRSSSADEAIRLIPFKNLTLEQAIEFVADDELVEVTPKNLRLRKKILQANRRPKKNAALPANAPAVV, from the coding sequence TTGAATTCTGCTATTCGCAATATCGCCATCATCGCGCACGTTGATCACGGCAAGACCACACTGGTGGACGCCATGCTTCGCCAAAGCGGCGCTTTTCGCGCCAATGAGGCCCTAGTGGACCGCGTGATGGATTCCAATGCTCTGGAGCGCGAGCGAGGCATCACCATCCTGGCCAAGAATACCGCGATTCTGTATCACGACGTGAAGATCAACATTGTGGACACGCCGGGCCACAGCGATTTTGGCGGAGAGGTGGAGCGCGCGCTGAAGATGGTGGATGGCGTGATGCTGCTGGTGGATGCCAGCGAAGGCCCGCTGCCACAAACGCGTTACGTGCTGAGCAAAGCCCTGGAAGCCGGACTGCCTCCGGTGGTGGTGATCAACAAGATTGACCGCCCGGACGCCCGCTCCCAGGAAGTCCTGAACGAAATCTACGATTTGTTCATTGACCTGGACGCGCATGAAGACCAGCTGAATTTTCCCGTGCTCTATACCAACGCTAAGGCCGGTACCGCGTCGGCCGATATGAACGTTGCCGGGGAGAATTTGCGCCCATTGTTTGACGCCATTCTGGCGACGATTCCGCCGCCCGCCGGCGACGCCGCCAACGCGTTGCAGATTCTCGTCGCCAACCTGGATTACAGCGACTATCTCGGCCGCATGGCCATTGCCCGCGTGTTCAACGGCACGCTGCATGCCGGAGAAGAAGTGGCCATCGCCAAGTTGGGCGGCGCGTTCGAAAAGGTAAAGATTACCAAGCTGTTTTCCTTCAGCGGACTCAAGCGCGTGGACATTGAGAAAGCCGAAGTCGGCGACATTGTGGCCATCGCCGGAGTGGAAGGTATCAATATCGGCGAAACCATCACCAATGTGGAGAACCCGGCGCCGCTTCCCCATATCGCCATAGACGAGCCGACCATCGCGATACAGTTTTCCGTGAACACGTCACCCTTTTCCGGACGCGACGGCACCTACGTGACTTCCCGCAATCTGCGCGACCGCCTGGAGAAAGAGCTGCTCACCAACGTTTCCCTGCGCGTGGAAGAGGCTGACAACACGGATTCTTTCAAGGTATTAGGCCGGGGCGAGCTGCAACTCGCCATTCTGATTGAGACCATGCGCCGCGAAGGTTTTGAACTGGCTGTGGGCAAGCCTGAGATCGTCACCAAGCGGATTGACGGCAAGCTGATGGAGCCGCAAGAAAAATTGATGGTGGACATTCCGGAAGCGTTCATCGGCGTGGTGATTGAAAAGCTGGGATCGCGCAAAGGCCACATGCTCAAGATGCACAACCACGGCTCCGGCCGCGTGCGCCTGGAATTCACCATCCCCAGCCGCGGCATGATCGGCCTGCGCTCAGAGCTGCTCACGGAAACGCGCGGCACGGTGATCTTGAATTCGCTCTTTGACGGATACACCGAATGGCTGGGCGAAATCCCGCATCGCATGACCGGGGCCCTGGTGTCCGACCGCGGCGGGCACTCCACCGCCTATGCCTTGTGGAGTTTGCAGGAGCGAGGCGTGCTGTTTGTCGGCCCGGGCGTGGAGTTGTATGAAGGAATGATCGTCGGCGAGAACGCGCGCGAAGTTGACCTGGACGTAAACGCCGTCCGCGAAAAGAAGCTGACCAACATGCGCTCTTCCAGCGCCGACGAAGCAATTCGCCTGATTCCGTTCAAGAACCTCACGTTGGAACAGGCCATTGAGTTCGTGGCCGACGACGAATTGGTGGAAGTCACGCCCAAGAACCTGCGTCTGCGAAAAAAAATATTGCAAGCCAACCGACGGCCGAAGAAGAACGCGGCCCTGCCGGCGAATGCACCGGCGGTTGTGTAA
- a CDS encoding MFS transporter encodes MATATVPFSEVTSAQKRTLVAAALGWGLDGFDVLLYSNVQVHVMMALGIHDKATAGLPNAFMLLASGIGGVLFGFIADRIGRTKALMLSILTYSVCSLGSGLSTSLGVLIFFRFALGLGMGGEWNTGATLVAETWPVNLRAKAIAIVQSAWAWGLAAAALVTGLFFRIFPQDPSKHDFMHQTWRLVFLVGLLPALVTLWIRKSVPESEMWKQQRAKQEAAPFSEIFSPALRKNTIVLLLLNIFGLFAWWGLFSWMPPYLTLPVDKGGRGFGLMNTTTLLVTLNLLGMFPGYLCYGWIADRMGRRRSLVLFTLCAALLIPAYAAARSPWLILVLGVLVGFFGTGFFAGSGIVGSEIFPTRVRSRALGFTYNGARALSCVAPYTIGRVADAHGLSWAFTTCAVAFLLAMVMATQLPETRGKQLE; translated from the coding sequence ATGGCCACCGCTACAGTCCCGTTCTCAGAAGTCACGTCCGCACAGAAACGCACGCTGGTCGCAGCCGCGCTGGGCTGGGGGCTAGACGGATTCGACGTCCTGCTCTACAGCAACGTGCAAGTCCACGTGATGATGGCGCTGGGCATCCATGACAAAGCCACCGCCGGCCTGCCCAATGCGTTCATGCTGCTGGCGTCCGGCATTGGCGGCGTATTGTTCGGGTTTATTGCCGACCGCATCGGCCGAACCAAGGCGCTGATGCTGAGCATTCTTACTTACTCGGTATGCTCGCTGGGCTCCGGGCTTTCCACTTCTCTCGGCGTTCTCATCTTTTTCCGTTTCGCTCTGGGGCTGGGGATGGGAGGCGAGTGGAACACCGGCGCAACTCTCGTCGCCGAAACCTGGCCGGTGAACTTGCGCGCCAAAGCCATCGCCATCGTGCAAAGCGCGTGGGCCTGGGGACTGGCGGCCGCGGCGCTGGTTACAGGACTATTCTTTCGGATTTTTCCCCAGGACCCTTCCAAACACGATTTCATGCACCAGACTTGGCGATTGGTTTTCCTGGTCGGCTTGCTTCCCGCGCTGGTCACCTTATGGATTCGCAAGAGTGTTCCCGAATCCGAGATGTGGAAGCAGCAACGCGCCAAGCAAGAGGCTGCGCCATTCTCTGAGATCTTTTCTCCCGCACTGCGCAAGAACACCATCGTCCTCTTGCTCTTGAACATTTTTGGTCTGTTCGCCTGGTGGGGACTGTTCAGCTGGATGCCGCCCTACCTGACTTTGCCGGTGGACAAAGGCGGCCGCGGCTTCGGCCTGATGAACACCACCACGCTGCTGGTGACGCTGAACCTGCTTGGCATGTTTCCCGGCTATCTTTGCTATGGCTGGATCGCCGACCGGATGGGCCGCCGCCGGTCGCTGGTGCTCTTTACGCTATGCGCCGCACTGCTCATCCCCGCTTACGCCGCGGCACGCTCGCCGTGGCTGATTCTGGTGCTGGGAGTGTTGGTCGGGTTCTTTGGCACCGGGTTCTTTGCCGGCTCGGGAATCGTGGGCAGCGAGATCTTCCCCACTCGCGTCCGTTCCCGCGCTCTGGGATTCACGTACAACGGAGCGCGCGCGCTGAGTTGCGTTGCTCCCTACACGATTGGCCGCGTCGCCGACGCCCACGGCCTAAGCTGGGCTTTTACCACCTGCGCCGTAGCATTCTTGCTGGCGATGGTGATGGCCACTCAGTTGCCGGAGACGAGGGGAAAACAGCTCGAGTAG
- a CDS encoding bifunctional riboflavin kinase/FAD synthetase: MRILRSLQEVPGDLGPTVVTVGNFDGVHCGHRQVLKEVVRRAQETGSKAVAVTFDPHPLRILRPDIAPRLITPQSIKESLLAQSGLDELLIIPFTRDFSMITPRDFAADILAGKLQAQEIHEGETFHFGHKAQGNTERLKEFGRELGFSVVNYPLLLLRGSPVSSSHIRGLIAAGKVSRARRLLGRVFCIISTAGRGRGYGHKYTVPTINLSRYDELVPQNGVYLTQTRVGGETFNSVTNVGNRPTFGADSFAIETHLLNFHPLDITAQTEVEVSFLRWLRTEIKFPSVEALKEQIRRDVRRAERYFARLTKA; encoded by the coding sequence ATGAGGATCTTGCGGTCTCTGCAGGAAGTCCCCGGCGATCTGGGCCCGACCGTGGTGACCGTGGGGAATTTTGACGGCGTCCACTGCGGCCACCGTCAGGTGCTGAAGGAAGTGGTTCGGCGCGCGCAGGAGACTGGCAGCAAAGCTGTGGCCGTGACTTTTGATCCTCATCCCCTGCGGATCTTGCGTCCGGATATTGCTCCCCGGCTGATCACCCCGCAAAGCATCAAAGAATCGTTACTCGCGCAGAGCGGGCTGGACGAGCTGCTGATCATCCCGTTCACGCGCGACTTTTCCATGATCACACCGCGCGATTTTGCCGCCGACATCCTGGCCGGCAAGCTGCAAGCGCAGGAAATTCACGAAGGCGAGACTTTTCATTTTGGCCACAAAGCGCAGGGCAATACCGAACGGCTCAAAGAATTCGGCCGAGAACTTGGATTTTCCGTCGTCAACTATCCCTTGTTGCTGTTGCGCGGCAGTCCGGTGTCGAGCAGCCATATCCGCGGGCTGATTGCCGCGGGAAAAGTCAGCCGCGCGCGTCGCCTGCTGGGCCGCGTGTTCTGCATCATCTCTACTGCCGGACGCGGACGCGGCTACGGCCACAAATACACCGTTCCGACCATCAACCTCAGCCGCTATGACGAACTCGTTCCCCAGAACGGCGTCTACCTCACGCAGACGCGAGTCGGCGGGGAGACCTTTAACTCCGTGACCAACGTGGGCAACCGGCCCACCTTCGGCGCTGATTCCTTCGCCATTGAAACCCATCTGCTCAACTTCCATCCGCTGGATATCACAGCGCAAACTGAAGTCGAAGTATCTTTCCTGCGCTGGCTGCGGACGGAGATCAAATTCCCTTCCGTGGAAGCGTTGAAAGAGCAGATTCGACGAGACGTGCGCAGGGCGGAGCGATACTTTGCTCGATTAACAAAAGCATGA